The following are encoded together in the Juglans microcarpa x Juglans regia isolate MS1-56 chromosome 2D, Jm3101_v1.0, whole genome shotgun sequence genome:
- the LOC121250256 gene encoding LOW QUALITY PROTEIN: probable receptor-like protein kinase At2g42960 (The sequence of the model RefSeq protein was modified relative to this genomic sequence to represent the inferred CDS: inserted 1 base in 1 codon) → MFLVPRCGFLFVSGIKRIKLILRLSDRGLKMSSEGSLNAELSKKTSFLGLKLWVLICICVGAFIVIILCILSVWVTFRKRSRKSAERFSLSQIPNVSKDIKIDRVGLXTSHESLFQPVLEKSSDKYSDKTSVHLGTRKSSDPDNNTQCSSVYHHERGLSSISWEEGSCGTDRKHSSLLHGGLMTASPLIGLPEISHLGWGHWFTFRDLEFSTNRFSAETVLGEGGYGVVYRGRLVNGTEVAVKKLFNNLGQAEKEFRVEVEAIGHVRHKNLVRLLGYCIEGVHRMLVYEYVNNGNLEQWLHGAMCQRGILTWEARMKVILGTAKALAYLHEAIEPKVVHRDIKSSNILIDDEFNAKVSDFGLAKFLGSGESHITTRVMGTFGYVAPEYANSGLLNEKSDIYSFGVLLLEAITGRDPVDYARPANEVNLVEWLKMMVGTRRAEEVVDPSLEVKPTTRSLKHALLVALRCVDPDADKRPKMSQVVRMLEADEYPIPEV, encoded by the exons ATGTTTCTGGTACCCAGGTGTGGATTTCTCTTCGTTTCGGGAATTAAGAGGATCAAGTTGATACTGAGGTTGAGTGATCGAGGATTAAAGATGTCATCTGAGGGTTCTTTGAATGCAGAATTATCGAAAAAGACGTCATTTTTAGGTTTGAAACTATGGGTTTTGATCTGTATATGTGTTGGTGCATTTATAGTTATAATTCTTTGTATATTATCTGTATGGGTCACGTTTCGAAAGAGATCTAGGAAATCTGCGGAACGATTTTCACTCTCCCAAATACCAAATGTCTCAAAAGATATTAAGATTGACCGGGTTGGAC TGACTTCTCATGAGAGTTTATTTCAACCAGTCCTTGAAAAGTCGAGTGATAAGTATTCtgataaaacatcagttcatttgGGTACAAGAAAATCAAGTGATCCTGATAATAACACTCAATGCAGCTCGGTTTATCATCATGAGAGAGGATTGAGTTCAATTTCGTGGGAAGAAGGAAGTTGTGGGACTGATAGGAAGCATTCCTCATTGTTACATGGAGGACTTATGACAGCCTCTCCTTTAATTGGCTTGCCAGAAATTTCTCATCTTGGGTGGGGCCACTGGTTTACTTTTAGGGATCTAGAATTTTCCACTAATCGTTTCTCTGCAGAAACTGTGCTTGGTGAGGGTGGATATGGGGTTGTTTACAGGGGCAGACTGGTCAATGGAACTGAGGTGGCAGTGAAGAAACTTTTTAACAACTT GGGACAGGCGGAGAAAGAATTTAGGGTTGAAGTTGAAGCCATAGGCCATGTTAGACATAAGAATCTTGTTCGGCTTCTGGGCTATTGCATTGAAGGAGTCCACAG GATGCTGGTGTATGAATATGTGAATAACGGGAACTTAGAGCAATGGTTACATGGGGCAATGTGCCAACGTGGTATCCTTACTTGGGAGGCGCGCATGAAGGTGATTCTTGGTACTGCAAAAGC GCTTGCGTATTTACATGAAGCAATAGAACCAAAAGTGGTTCACCGAGACATTAAATCAAGCAACATCCTGATTGACGATGAGTTTAATGCCAAGGTTTCTGATTTTGGCTTGGCAAAATTCTTGGGTTCGGGAGAAAGTCATATCACAACTAGAGTAATGGGAACGTTTGG TTATGTGGCACCTGAATATGCTAACAGTGGcttgttaaatgaaaagagtGACATTTATAGCTTTGGTGTCCTCCTGCTAGAAGCCATTACGGGAAGGGACCCTGTGGACTATGCCCGGCCTGCTAATGAG GTTAATCTTGTTGAATGGCTAAAGATGATGGTGGGAACCAGAAGAGCCGAGGAAGTTGTGGATCCAAGCCTTGAAGTTAAACCCACTACACGTTCCCTAAAACATGCCCTTCTGGTTGCACTAAGATGTGTTGATCCTGATGCAGATAAGAGACCCAAAATGAGTCAGGTCGTACGTATGCTTGAAGCTGATGAATATCCCATTCCCGAGGTGTAA